The genomic segment GGGAACTGGATTCTTCAGCATCAATTTCACCAAGAGAATATGCGGTTCCCAGGGTTGATACTACAACCTCTTTTGCTGCAAAACCTCCTAAAAGTGCAATGTTTGTGCGCCAGTCAAAACCTGCCCACTGGGTCAAGCCTTCCAGGGCAGTTCCAATGTGTCCGGCTGCTGAATATCTTAATGCTGCTTCTGCCTCCTGTGCGTCTATTTCTGCAAGTTTATTTACAGCAGAAAGTGGATCACCTGATATAACAGATTCACGCTGAGTTTCAAAATCACGGGATATATTTTCAGGCAGCCCCGGGAAAGTCATCATTGCCCATAAAATAACAGAGATTGCAAGAATAACTGTTCCAGCTTTTTTAATATACTGCCAGGTTCTTTCCCATGTGTGGATAAGCATACCTTTAAAGGTCGGCAGACGATAGGGCGGAAGCTCCATGACAAAAGGGGTTGATTCGCCTTTGATAATTGTCATCCTTAAAAATTTGGCAGCAAGCAGGGCACCTGCCCATGAAACAAGGGTTATGGCAAACATGGCACCAGCCTTGTTGCCAGGGAAAAAAGCAGCCACAAGAAGGGCAAATACGGGGAGCTTTGCCCCGCAGTTCATAAAAGGAACTGTAAGAAGTGTTGCAAGGCGTTCCATTGGAGATTTCAGGGTGCGTGCAGCCATAATACCTGGAACCGCGCACCCTCCTGCAATGCCCCCTGAAATTATAAAAGGCATGACTGAATTTCCATGAAGGCCAAAAAATCTGAATACCCGATCAAGCATATATGCAGCCCTTGCAAGATAACCTGTATCTTCAAGAAAGGATATGCCCAGAAACATGAACATAATTAAAGGAACAAACCCCAAAACCCCGCCCACACCGTCAATAATACCTGAAATAACAAGGGATTTCATCAGGCCGTCAGGAAGATGGATTTGTGCGGTTTCCCCAAGCAGTGCAAAAAAATTCTCAACCCAGCCCACAGGTATTTCACTGTATTTAAATGTGAATTGATACAGGCCCATGATAACCAGGAACATGATAACAGGCCCCATAAACCGGTTTGTCAGTACCATGTCTATTTTATCAGAAATATAAATCCGCTCTTTGTCATCAGGATACTGGATAACCCCCTGGCGGACAAGGGAATTTATATAACCGTAGCGGTGGTCTGCAATAACTGCCTCAGGTGTTGTCCCAAGGGTTTTGTGAAGATGATCTGCAGCCTTTTGAACTATGGAGCAAAGCTTTTCTGAAACCTGGGAACCGGCCTCATTGCCCAGTTTTAATATTAATTCATCCCCTTCAAGATATTTTAATGCTGTCCACCGGGGATTATAACGATCTGTCAGGAAACCTGATGAATTTATCTCCTGGATCATTTCAAACAGCGCATTGTCTAAATCTTCACCATAGGAAATTGCAAGGGGTTTTTGCTCCGGTTTTGTTTTAACAGATTCAATTGCAGTATCCATTAATTCTTTTTTCCCTTTTCCAGTCCTGGCAATTATGGGAACAACAGGAATCCCGAGCAGGCTGGAGAGTTTGGGAACATCAATTTTAAGCCCTTGTTTTTCTGCCACATCCATCATGTTAAGGGCAATGCAGACTGGAGCGCCCATTTCCATGAACTGAATTGTAAGATATAGATTTCTCTGCAAATTTGATGCATCAACCGTATCAATTACAAGTCCTGGTTTTGAATCTGTTATAAAATCCCTGGCTACTGCCTCTTCCTGGGAATAAGCACTGAGGGAATAGATTCCAGGCAGATCAATAATATTAATACTATTGCCGTTATTTTTATAAAGTCCCTGTTTTTTTTCAACTGTAATCCCAGGATAATTTCCCACATGCTGACGCGCTCCTGTGAGGCTGTTAAAAATGGTTGTTTTTCCGGAATTGGGATTTCCTGCAAGAGCAATGACTGTTTCCATCTTATTGAACCTCCACCTGGATAAAATCTGCTTCATTATTTCTTAATGCCAGGGTAAAACCCATAAGCCTTAAAGCAACAGGATCGTTTAAAGGAGCGCGGCCTTGAATCCTGACAGGAGTACCTGAAACAAGACCCATTTCCCTGATACGCTGGGCCACAACTCCTCTTGCTGTAACTGATGAAATAATACCTTCCTGGTTTTTGCACATTTGTCTCATGTTTATTGTCTTCATAATATAATATCCTTTCTAAATTTGTTTTTAGTTACTTTGAAAGTTATGTATGCCAAACTTTATTAGTTGTCAATAACAATTTGACAAAAAAATAAAGGCATATAATTTGACTTGATTACAGAATTTATGGTACTTAAAACCAGGAGGAAAAACCAATGACCAAAGATATTCATATCTGTAATTCAGATGAAAAAAATGCTTTTCAGGATTATTATCCAGATGATTATTCCCACTGCTTTGGATGCGGCAGGTTAAATGAGCAGGGTCTGCAGATAAAAAGTTTCTGGGATGGGGATGAAAGTGTGTGCCGGTTTTTGCCGAAAAATCATTTTACAGGCGGAAGAAAGGATATTCTCTACGGGGGTTTGATAGCCTCGCTTATGGACTGCCACGGAGCAGGAACCGCAGCTGCTGCAAAGCTCAGGGAACAGGGCATTGAAATTGAAAAAGGCGAAATGCCGAAATTTGTTACTGCTTCAATGAAAGTTGATTACCTGGCTCCAACTCCTGTTGATACAGAAATAGAATTGCGGGGAAAGGTTAAAGAAATAAAAGGACGTAAGGTAATTGTGGATGTCAGTCTTGCGGCAGGTCAAAAGATTTGTGCAAAAGGAGAATTGATTTTTGTACAATTAAGGGAATAAAAATAATGTTAAGAGCCTGTCCATTTGGGCTGGCGTTTTTCAATAAAAGCTCTTATCCCTTCATCAGCATCATTTTTCAGCATATTTTGACACATGACTGCATTTGCATATTCATAAGCATCTGAAATTCCAAGCTCAATCTGCTTATAAAAAGCACGTTTTCCAATAGATACAGTTAAGGGAGATTTGGAAGCAATCTTCAAGGCAAGCTCTTCAACTGTGCTGTCAAGCTCATGTTCTTTTACAACCTTGTTGACCAGACCAATATTAAAGGCATGTTCTGCTGAAAACATGTCTCCTGTCAAAAGCATTTCCATTGCATGTTTTCTGCTTACACTGCGGGTAAGAGCCACCATTGGCGTTGAACAGAAAAGCCCGATATTAACCCCTGGGGTTGCAAATTGTGCTTTTTCTGATGCAGCCACAAGATCGCATGAAGCGGCAAGCTGGCATCCTGCTGCTGTTGCTATTGAATGTACCTTTGCAATAACAGGCTGATTTAACTTTAAAATTTTCAGCATCATTTGAGAGCATTTACTAAAAAGTGCTTCAGTATATGCCTGATTTTTGTTTTCACAAATCTCTTTCAGATCATGGCCTGAACAAAAACCAGGGCCGTTTCCTGCAAGAATGACAACATGTATTTCTTTATCCTCATTGATTTTGTCCAGGGCTGTGGAAATAGATTCAATCATGGGCATGGATAAAGCATTGTAGTGTCTTGGACGATTTAAGGTTAAGGTACATATATGATCTTTAACAGAAAGCAGTACTAAATCATTTTCATTTAAAAATTTTTCATTAAGCATAAAATTACTCCTTATTTAAGCTGCGGCTTTTTTCAAGAGCCTGGGGTGTGTTTACATTAAAAAAAGATATAAGCTCGGGATCATGTTTTGTTAATATTTCTTTT from the Desulfonema limicola genome contains:
- the feoB gene encoding ferrous iron transport protein B, translated to METVIALAGNPNSGKTTIFNSLTGARQHVGNYPGITVEKKQGLYKNNGNSINIIDLPGIYSLSAYSQEEAVARDFITDSKPGLVIDTVDASNLQRNLYLTIQFMEMGAPVCIALNMMDVAEKQGLKIDVPKLSSLLGIPVVPIIARTGKGKKELMDTAIESVKTKPEQKPLAISYGEDLDNALFEMIQEINSSGFLTDRYNPRWTALKYLEGDELILKLGNEAGSQVSEKLCSIVQKAADHLHKTLGTTPEAVIADHRYGYINSLVRQGVIQYPDDKERIYISDKIDMVLTNRFMGPVIMFLVIMGLYQFTFKYSEIPVGWVENFFALLGETAQIHLPDGLMKSLVISGIIDGVGGVLGFVPLIMFMFLGISFLEDTGYLARAAYMLDRVFRFFGLHGNSVMPFIISGGIAGGCAVPGIMAARTLKSPMERLATLLTVPFMNCGAKLPVFALLVAAFFPGNKAGAMFAITLVSWAGALLAAKFLRMTIIKGESTPFVMELPPYRLPTFKGMLIHTWERTWQYIKKAGTVILAISVILWAMMTFPGLPENISRDFETQRESVISGDPLSAVNKLAEIDAQEAEAALRYSAAGHIGTALEGLTQWAGFDWRTNIALLGGFAAKEVVVSTLGTAYSLGEIDAEESSSLSQRLASSPGWSPLTALSLIIFTIFYSPCFVSVVCIAKEAGSWKWGAFSVIFNTLLAFILAAGVFQSGKLLSSAVEQIFGHIIF
- a CDS encoding FeoA family protein; the protein is MKTINMRQMCKNQEGIISSVTARGVVAQRIREMGLVSGTPVRIQGRAPLNDPVALRLMGFTLALRNNEADFIQVEVQ
- a CDS encoding PaaI family thioesterase, which codes for MTKDIHICNSDEKNAFQDYYPDDYSHCFGCGRLNEQGLQIKSFWDGDESVCRFLPKNHFTGGRKDILYGGLIASLMDCHGAGTAAAAKLREQGIEIEKGEMPKFVTASMKVDYLAPTPVDTEIELRGKVKEIKGRKVIVDVSLAAGQKICAKGELIFVQLRE
- a CDS encoding enoyl-CoA hydratase, with amino-acid sequence MLNEKFLNENDLVLLSVKDHICTLTLNRPRHYNALSMPMIESISTALDKINEDKEIHVVILAGNGPGFCSGHDLKEICENKNQAYTEALFSKCSQMMLKILKLNQPVIAKVHSIATAAGCQLAASCDLVAASEKAQFATPGVNIGLFCSTPMVALTRSVSRKHAMEMLLTGDMFSAEHAFNIGLVNKVVKEHELDSTVEELALKIASKSPLTVSIGKRAFYKQIELGISDAYEYANAVMCQNMLKNDADEGIRAFIEKRQPKWTGS